TCGGCTGATGAAACTGTGAATGCTTGGAAAGAACTTTGTCGGAAAGCCGTGTGCGGGAAAACCGCATGCACGGTTTGACGAGGGGGACAGGTGGATAGAATACTAGAAGCCTGTCTCTACTCTACTGTTCTATTTTTTTTACGCTTCTGCTTGACAGATGTAAAGGGGAACAGAAGATTTATTAAAGTATATTAATTCAGATTGAGGAGTTCAGATGTTTAGATTGCTGATCACGATTATTTTGGTGCTGGGGACGATGTTTCCTTTGCTGGGACAGATAGATTTGAGCTGGAATAAACCTGCTGTCCAGAATAAACTGGAATTTTCCTGGCTGCAGGATACTGATGAAATCATCCCTTTATCAATCCATCCCTCTTCTCCAAAATATGACCTGGCAATTAATGGCTGGCATAAATTTGTCAGTAGTCTGGGAAGATATATTTCCATTAAAGATGATAAAGGCAGCTTTTTTATCTATCATCCGGGAAAAGGGAGTAATTCTTATCTGCAGGTCAAACTACGTGCCGGGGTGGATTACTCAGTGATCAGCGACAGTAGTTATTCATTTTCTCATTATGGCTGGGATATGCAGGGCAGGATAGGCAAAAGATTGTATTTTTATTCACAATTCTGGACAGGACATTTCAGTGAACAATCAGATCTTGTTCGTGATAATTCTCCTTTGATCGATAGCTGGGTCAAGTATCAGGACGATATGATGTATCTTGATAATATCAGAGGTAAACTGCTATATAGTGGCAAATATCTGGATGCTGCTCTGGGAAGGGGCAAATATGAGATTGGCAGTAATATTGCCGGAAGTATCATTCTGGATGATTCCTGCAACGACTATGGCTATTTTAATTTTGATCTTAAGCTGGGTGACTTCAGGTTTTCGGTGCTTAATGCCAGTCTCACGGCAGATTCCAGCAGTGTGAATGATAGCGAATATTATGAAGATTACCAGTATAATGAAGATAAATATCTTACTATCCATAAACTTGACTGGAAGCCATCAGACAAACTGCACTTATTTATGGGAGAAGAGGTTATTTATGGCTCTCATAGCGTAGAAGCCAGTTATCTGCTGCCATTTAATTTTATCCGGGCAGCAGAGCATAATCTGGGAGATCATGATAATGTGATGATCTTTGCAGGCTGGGAATGGATGTGTCATCAGAATTTCCTCACTTATGGCAATCTGGTGCTGGATGAATTAAGAAAATCAGAGATAGCGGGTGACTGGTGGGGCAATAAATATGCAGTTCAGGTTGGAGACAGCTTTAATCTGGGAGCTCATCGGCTTACTTTGGAATTTACTGCTGTCCGTCCCTGGCTTTATACACATAAATCTATCTTTACGCGCTATTCGCATGATAAAAAGGGACTGGGATTCCCTGAAGGAAGCAATCTTATGCAAATTGCCACAGCACTTGATCTGCAAATCAGCAGTCGGCTTAAACTTAATAGCATAGCAGCTTTTATTCGTCAGGGAGAAAGGGGTAACAACTGGTCACTTAATTATCAGGATGAGATCACAGATATTGATAATGAGGAGACTAAGTGGTTTGCAGGCAATCCGCAAAACAGGTATAAACTGCAAAGCTTGATCACCTGGCAACCGCTTGCCCATCACTGGCTGAAACTGGGTGTGGATGCTGAATTGAAAACAGATGATAACTCCACGGAACTTTATTTTTCCTGGCTTACCAGATATTGATAGATGGTCATATTCGGTATAATTTTCATCATCATCATTTTTACATGTACTTACCTGCTTTATAAACCTCAGAAAAGTAATTCCAATTTAAGAACCTTTTCTATCCTGATTGCCTGCCGGAATGAAGAAAATAATATCCCAGAGCTTATAGAAAGTCTCTGCAAGATCAATTATCCAACCGATTTGTGGCAGGTAATAATCGTGGATGATGCTTCTGAGGATAATACCTGGCAGCTTTTGCTGGATCATACTGCCGGACGTAAAAATTTTCAGGTCTATCATCTGGCAGAGAAATCTGCCGAATATAAGGGGAAAAAAGCTGCTTTGAAGCTCGCAGCAGAAAATGCAGATTTTGATTACCTGGTTTTTACTGATGCTGATTGTATTGTACATCCTGAGATTTTAAGGTCGTATTCAGAACTGCTTACAAATAATACTGACGCTGCTATTGGCTGGTATCTCACCAAAGGAGCATCTCCCCTGCAAAGAATAATTGATGTATCATCAGGATTAACTTTTGCCCTTACAACCAGAATGGGAATACCCTTTTCTGCCTCAGGCATGAACTGGGTAGTCCGCAAGAAAGCTTTTATTGATGTAGGTGGTTATGAAAAGATCAGAAATGAGCTTGCCGGAGATGATAAATTACTACTGCTGCAGGTGAAAGCTTTAGGAAATGAAATTACTTTTAATCACAGATACCCGGTGGAAACTAAACTTCCTCAGGGCAGTGATTCACAGAGACTGATGCGTAAATATGGTAAACTGGCAAGCTCTCCCATAAATATTAAATTGATCATGCTGATCCTGAGCGCTTTTTACATATACCTGCCATTACATATATTAATTCGAGGATATGAAATGGGCTTGATATATCTGACTGGATTGTTTTTGCTATGGATGATTGTTTTGCTTCGTTTTAGATTGAAGTTCAAATTTTCTGATCCATTATTTTTATTATTAA
The Candidatus Stygibacter australis genome window above contains:
- a CDS encoding glycosyltransferase: MVIFGIIFIIIIFTCTYLLYKPQKSNSNLRTFSILIACRNEENNIPELIESLCKINYPTDLWQVIIVDDASEDNTWQLLLDHTAGRKNFQVYHLAEKSAEYKGKKAALKLAAENADFDYLVFTDADCIVHPEILRSYSELLTNNTDAAIGWYLTKGASPLQRIIDVSSGLTFALTTRMGIPFSASGMNWVVRKKAFIDVGGYEKIRNELAGDDKLLLLQVKALGNEITFNHRYPVETKLPQGSDSQRLMRKYGKLASSPINIKLIMLILSAFYIYLPLHILIRGYEMGLIYLTGLFLLWMIVLLRFRLKFKFSDPLFLLLIPYVLFYYVLKGSFGNWEWKGQKRNIS